A genomic stretch from Salvelinus namaycush isolate Seneca chromosome 25, SaNama_1.0, whole genome shotgun sequence includes:
- the LOC120019998 gene encoding phospholipid scramblase family member 5: MSAVTAQPLPFGRLEREKHIERFFRAFHSRRRLSADPQSLPCSIPHHGPPDLGSEDQQLGLGSGGPGGQEENGHVRPRASGGPEIAGEHWLNGAGGQEGLALLDAVSQLRITARPELQGPQCVSRRTYSIATGDSSEQLFVAVEESSCMCLQCCGPARSCSLQGFDRQARQVFLFERPLRVDACCLGCCLMEMRVYTPQRQLLGSVRQRWSMFTPLLEVCDSDGTATVRIQGSCCPYRCLSNQEFQVVSAIGEKIGSIWKKWPGFNEECNMDHEYFGLEVPQDMTSQTKLLLLAATFLLNYMFFEMS, translated from the exons ATGTCAGCAGTGACCGCCCAGCCCCTCCCCTTCGGccgtctggagagagagaagcacatcGAGAGGTTCTTCAGAGCCTTCCACAGTCGAAGAAGGCTCTCCGCCGATCCCCAGAGTTTGCCTTGCTCCATACCCCACCACGGGCCACCTGACCTGGGCTCAGAGGACCAGCAGCTGGGCCTCGGCTCTGGAGGTCCGGGGGGTCAAGAGGAGAATGGCCACGTGAGGCCCAGGGCTTCTGGAGGGCCAGAGATAGCAGGGGAGCATTGGTTGAATGGTGCGGGTGGACAGGAGGGTCTGGCTCTCCTGGACGCAGTCAGCCAACTACGTATCACAGCTAGGCCAGAGCTGCAAG GTCCACAATGTGTGTCCCGCAGGACCTACAGCATTGCCACCGGGGACAGCAGTGAGCAGCTCTTCGTGGCTGTAGAAG AGAGTTCCTGTATGTGTCTGCAGTGCTGCGGCCCGGCCCGGTCCTGCTCCCTACAAGGTTTTGACCGCCAGGCCCGCCAGGTCTTCCTGTTTGAAAGACCCCTCAGGGTGGACGCGTGCTGCCTTGGCTGCTGCTTGATGGAAATGAGGGTCTACACCCCCCAACGGCAGCTCTTAGGGAGCGTACGGCAGAG ATGGAGTATGTTCACCCCTCTCCTGGAAGTGTGTGATTCCGATGGAACCGCCACTGTAAGAATCCAGGGATCGTGCTGCCCCTACCGATGCCTCTCTAACCAAGAATTCCAG GTGGTCTCAGCCATCGGTGAGAAAATTGGCTCCATATGGAAGAAATGGCCTGGGTTTAACGAAGAATGCAACATGGATCATGAATACTTTGGGTTAGAGG TTCCACAGGATATGACATCACAGACCAAACTTCTTCTGCTGGCGGCCACGTTCCTACTG aATTATATGTTCTTTGAGATGAGCTGA
- the eif4e2 gene encoding eukaryotic translation initiation factor 4E type 2 isoform X2, with translation MNNKFDALKDDDSGDHDQDQGSQKDCEKEKNDNDEDDDQNTAKKKVCVSPKYNATIAVPGVGEHPLQYNYSFWYSRRTPGRPASTQSYESNIKQIGSFASVEQFWRFYSHMIRPGDLTGHSDFHLFKEGIKPMWEDDANKLGGKWIIRLRKGLASRCWENLILAMLGEQFMVGEEICGAVVSEDIISIWNKTASDQATITRIRDTLRRVLNLPPNTIMEYKTHTDSIKAWEDFHGLVNAVGGR, from the exons ATGAACAACAAATTTGATGC TCTGAAAGATGATGAcagtggggaccacgaccaggaTCAAGGCTCACAGAAAGACTGTGAGAAGGAAAAAAATGACAATGATGAGGACGATGATCAGAACACTGCCAAGAAGAAGGTGTGTGTGTCGCCCAAATATAatgctaca ATTGCAGTTCCAGGGGTAGGGGAGCACCCCCTCCAGTATAACTACTCCTTCTGGTACTCCAGACGCACCCCCGGCCGGCCTGCCAGCACCCAGAGTTACGAATCCAACATCAAACAGATCGGCAGCTTCGCCTCG GTGGAGCAGTTCTGGCGTTTCTACAGTCACATGATCCGTCCGGGCGACCTGACGGGCCACAGCGACTTCCACCTTTTCAAGGAAGGGATTAAACCCATGTGGGAG gACGATGCTAATAAGCTAGGTGGGAAGTGGATCATCCGGCTGAGGAAGGGCCTGGCGTCTCGTTGCTGGGAGAATCTGATTCTGGCCATGCTGGGGGAACAGTTTATGGTGGGGGAGGAGATCTGTGGCGCTGTGGTGTCT GAGGACATAATCTCCATCTGGAACAAGACAGCCAGTGACCAGGCCACCATTACCCGGATCAGAGACACTCTACGTAGGGTCCTCAACCTACCCCCCAACACCATTATGGAGTACAAGACACACACCGACAGCATcaa GGCCTGGGAGGACTTCCATGGTCTGGTGAACGCTGTTGGTGGTCGCTAG
- the eif4e2 gene encoding eukaryotic translation initiation factor 4E type 2 isoform X3, translated as MNNKFDALKDDDSGDHDQDQGSQKDCEKEKNDNDEDDDQNTAKKKIAVPGVGEHPLQYNYSFWYSRRTPGRPASTQSYESNIKQIGSFASVEQFWRFYSHMIRPGDLTGHSDFHLFKEGIKPMWEDDANKLGGKWIIRLRKGLASRCWENLILAMLGEQFMVGEEICGAVVSVRFQEDIISIWNKTASDQATITRIRDTLRRVLNLPPNTIMEYKTHTDSIKAWEDFHGLVNAVGGR; from the exons ATGAACAACAAATTTGATGC TCTGAAAGATGATGAcagtggggaccacgaccaggaTCAAGGCTCACAGAAAGACTGTGAGAAGGAAAAAAATGACAATGATGAGGACGATGATCAGAACACTGCCAAGAAGAAG ATTGCAGTTCCAGGGGTAGGGGAGCACCCCCTCCAGTATAACTACTCCTTCTGGTACTCCAGACGCACCCCCGGCCGGCCTGCCAGCACCCAGAGTTACGAATCCAACATCAAACAGATCGGCAGCTTCGCCTCG GTGGAGCAGTTCTGGCGTTTCTACAGTCACATGATCCGTCCGGGCGACCTGACGGGCCACAGCGACTTCCACCTTTTCAAGGAAGGGATTAAACCCATGTGGGAG gACGATGCTAATAAGCTAGGTGGGAAGTGGATCATCCGGCTGAGGAAGGGCCTGGCGTCTCGTTGCTGGGAGAATCTGATTCTGGCCATGCTGGGGGAACAGTTTATGGTGGGGGAGGAGATCTGTGGCGCTGTGGTGTCTGTACGTTTCCAG GAGGACATAATCTCCATCTGGAACAAGACAGCCAGTGACCAGGCCACCATTACCCGGATCAGAGACACTCTACGTAGGGTCCTCAACCTACCCCCCAACACCATTATGGAGTACAAGACACACACCGACAGCATcaa GGCCTGGGAGGACTTCCATGGTCTGGTGAACGCTGTTGGTGGTCGCTAG
- the eif4e2 gene encoding eukaryotic translation initiation factor 4E type 2 isoform X1 has protein sequence MNNKFDALKDDDSGDHDQDQGSQKDCEKEKNDNDEDDDQNTAKKKVCVSPKYNATIAVPGVGEHPLQYNYSFWYSRRTPGRPASTQSYESNIKQIGSFASVEQFWRFYSHMIRPGDLTGHSDFHLFKEGIKPMWEDDANKLGGKWIIRLRKGLASRCWENLILAMLGEQFMVGEEICGAVVSVRFQEDIISIWNKTASDQATITRIRDTLRRVLNLPPNTIMEYKTHTDSIKAWEDFHGLVNAVGGR, from the exons ATGAACAACAAATTTGATGC TCTGAAAGATGATGAcagtggggaccacgaccaggaTCAAGGCTCACAGAAAGACTGTGAGAAGGAAAAAAATGACAATGATGAGGACGATGATCAGAACACTGCCAAGAAGAAGGTGTGTGTGTCGCCCAAATATAatgctaca ATTGCAGTTCCAGGGGTAGGGGAGCACCCCCTCCAGTATAACTACTCCTTCTGGTACTCCAGACGCACCCCCGGCCGGCCTGCCAGCACCCAGAGTTACGAATCCAACATCAAACAGATCGGCAGCTTCGCCTCG GTGGAGCAGTTCTGGCGTTTCTACAGTCACATGATCCGTCCGGGCGACCTGACGGGCCACAGCGACTTCCACCTTTTCAAGGAAGGGATTAAACCCATGTGGGAG gACGATGCTAATAAGCTAGGTGGGAAGTGGATCATCCGGCTGAGGAAGGGCCTGGCGTCTCGTTGCTGGGAGAATCTGATTCTGGCCATGCTGGGGGAACAGTTTATGGTGGGGGAGGAGATCTGTGGCGCTGTGGTGTCTGTACGTTTCCAG GAGGACATAATCTCCATCTGGAACAAGACAGCCAGTGACCAGGCCACCATTACCCGGATCAGAGACACTCTACGTAGGGTCCTCAACCTACCCCCCAACACCATTATGGAGTACAAGACACACACCGACAGCATcaa GGCCTGGGAGGACTTCCATGGTCTGGTGAACGCTGTTGGTGGTCGCTAG
- the capn10 gene encoding calpain-10 produces the protein MEEDERAVEYKGLFEDPAFICEDSSLFSDYSTPIARFQDDITWLRPQEICPSPALFPDNINDGHAKQGLLGDCWFLCACTILLKYQHLMNKVVPPAQPQWGERGYRGSFLFRLWQHGCWTEVTVDDRLPCLSGKLCFSRCQSPTAFWVALLEKAYAKLQGSYERLWAGQVSEALVDLTGGLAERWSLGDCGTEEDQGRGSSDSDLVRRRRLDLDLLHAVREGCSVSCSVHSAPGGASELGQFHALSVMEWVDVRTVERGGVRLIRIRNPWGRRCWEGAWRESGEGWNSLDPACTLNLLGRAQEAEFWVDETEFLLQFDDVTVGYPINEEGHLQSIYSGELLTHSHQTGDRWVKGHSAGGCRNNSSFGSNPQFWLRVFERGEVLVSLLQHRRYSRNTGHHYTQSPEEGSSTTRHQHYQAIALHMWKVEKKCLNLSGTLNSPPCASTHCHAYEREVVLHTHLDPGCHLLIPSTFLQGGEGRFLLRVFSSSPTSLSAVKTPGPSLPLVTEGEWETSYLRGAWVTGSSAGGSRNFLSHWQNPKFPVTMGDNLAGSTGVNVRVTLHQNCPDTDLQAIGFHLYKAPEGQEQAESPVPREEEPVASCIPHCYTQAVSLACCLPPGAYVIVPSTYQPDSPGQFTLTVARKIHRRVVKSQERLGRAIQEVSHISVMRS, from the exons ATGGAGGAAGATGAGCGGG CTGTAGAATACAAGGGTCTGTTTGAGGACCCTGCCTTCATCTGTGAGGACTCCTCCCTGTTCTCAGACTACTCCACCCCTATCGCCAGGTTCCAGGATGACATCACATGGCTCCGGCCACAG GAGATCTGCCCGTCTCCTGCACTCTTCCCTGACAACATCAATGACGGCCATGCAAAGCAAGGCCTCCTGGGAGACTGCTGGTTCCTCTGTGCCTGCACAATCTTACTGAAGTACCAGCATTTGATGAACAAA GTGGTACCCCCTGCCCAGCCCCAGTGGGGGGAGAGGGGGTACCGGGGCTCCTTCCTCTTCCGTCTCTGGCAGCATGGCTGCTGGACAGAGGTAACCGTTGACGACCGGCTGCCCTGCCTCAGCGGCAAGCTCTGCTTCTCGCGCTGCCAATCCCCCACTGCTTTTTGGGTTGCTCTGCTGGAGAAGGCCTACGCCAA GCTGCAGGGGTCATATGAGCGCCTATGGGCGGGGCAGGTCTCTGAGGCCCTGGTAGACCTGACAGGGGGGCTGGCGGAGCGCTGGAGCCTGGGGGATTGTGGCACAGAGGAGGACCAGGGTCGGGGGTCATCTGACAGTGACTTGGTCAGGAGGAGGAGGCTGGATCTGGACCTGTTGCATGCGGTCAGAGAGGGCTGTTCAGTCAGCTGCTCTGTACACAGCGCCCCCGGAG GTGCCAGTGAGTTGGGGCAGTTCCATGCCCTGAGTGTGATGGAGTGGGTGGACGTGAGGACGGTGGAACGTGGAGGAGTACGTCTAATCAGGATCAGAAACCCCTGGGGCAGACGCTGCTGGGAGGgagcatggagagagag TGGAGAAGGCTGGAACTCTCTGGACCCGGCCTGTACTCTGAACTTGCTGGGCCGGGCCCAGGAGGCAGAGTTCTGGGTGGACGAGACTGAATTCCTGTTGCAGTTTGATGATGTCACAGTGGGGTATCCTATCAATGAGGAGGGACACCTGCAGAGCATCTATTCTG GAGAGCTGCTGACTCACAGCCACCAGACTGGCGATCGCTGGGTCAAAGGTCACTCAGCAGGTGGTTGCCGTAACAACAGTAGCTTTGGCAGCAACCCTCAGTTCTGGCTGCGGGTGTTTGAGAGGGGAGAGGTGCTGGTGTCTCTGCTACAGCACAGAAGGTATAGCAGGAACACAGGACATCACTACACACAGTCACCAGAAGAGGGCAGCAGCACCACACGACACCAGCACTACCAGGCCATCGCTTTGCACATGTGGAAG GTAGAGAAGAAGTGTTTGAACCTGTCTGGGACTCTGAACAGCCCTCCCTGTGCCTCCACACACTGCCACGCCTACGAGCGCGAGGTGGTgctacacacacacctggacccTGGCTGCCACCTGCTCATCCCCAGTACCTTCCTCCAGGGGGGCGAGGGGAGATTCCTGCTCAGggtcttctcctcttcccccaccTCACTCAG TGCTGTGAAGACCCCGGGGCCCTCTTTGCCATTGGTAACAGAGGGGGAGTGGGAGACAAGCTACTTACGGGGCGCATGGGTCACGGGGTCATCGGCCGGGGGGAGCAGGAACTTCCTGTCTCACTGGCAGAACCCTAAGTTCCCGGTCACCATGGGTGACAACTTAGCGGGGTCAACAGGGGTCAATGTTAGGGTCACCCTTCACCAGAACTGCCCTGACACTGATCTCCAGGCCATCGGCTTTCACCTGTACAAG GCTCCAGAGGGACAGGAGCAGGCCGAGTCGCCAGTACCCAGGGAGGAGGAACCGGTGGCCAGCTGCATTCCTCACTGCTACACCCAGGCTGTCAGTCTGGCCTGCTGCCTTCCTCCAGGGGCCTATGTCATAGTGCCCTCCACCTACCAGCCTGACTCCCCAGGCCAGTTCACCCTCACTGTGGCTCGCAAAATACACAG GAGAGTGGTGAAGAGTCAGGAACGTCTGGGGAGAGCCATTCAAGAG GTCTCTCACATATCTGTGATGCGTAGTTAG